A genomic window from Diospyros lotus cultivar Yz01 chromosome 2, ASM1463336v1, whole genome shotgun sequence includes:
- the LOC127794017 gene encoding protein C2-DOMAIN ABA-RELATED 4-like, which translates to MESPRKGGFGCSPIPLHRRGGSSGSSSMDNLLGLLRIRVKRGINLAVRDVRTSDPYIVVKMGKQKLRTRVIKKDVNPEWNEDLTLSISDPNVPINLTVYDHDTFSKDDKMGDAEFDIKSFMEAMKMELQGLPAGTVVDRVFPTRGNCLAEESRIIWTDGRISQDLCLRLRNVECGEVELSLHWIDLPGTRVS; encoded by the exons ATGGAATCGCCGAGGAAGGGAGGCTTTGGGTGCTCCCCTATACCGCTACACAGAAGAGGAGGATCATCAGGGTCATCATCCATGGATAACCTCTTGGGCCTCCTCCGGATTCGCGTCAAGCGCGGGATCAACCTCGCCGTCCGCGACGTCCGAACCAGTGATCCTTACATCGTCGTCAAGATGGGCAAACAG AAACTGAGGACTCGCGTAATAAAGAAGGATGTCAATCCCGAATGGAATGAAGATTTAACTCTTTCCATCTCAGATCCTAATGTTCCCATCAATCTG ACGGTGTATGACCACGACACATTCAGCAAAGATGACAAAATGGGAGATGCAGAGTTCGACATTAAATCCTTCATGGAAGCCATGAAAATGGAGTTGCAAGGCCTTCCAGCCGGCACCGTAGTTGACAGAGTGTTTCCGACCCGGGGAAACTGCCTAGCAGAAGAAAGCCGCATCATCTGGACAGATGGGAGGATTTCTCAAGATCTATGCCTCagattgagaaatgtggaaTGTGGTGAAGTGGAGCTTTCACTCCATTGGATTGACCTTCCCGGTACCAGGGTTTCCTAG